One stretch of Chryseobacterium fluminis DNA includes these proteins:
- a CDS encoding NAD(P)-dependent oxidoreductase — MKKVAVIGATGFVGAQVVKELVNRGYEVEAIVRDASKVQESEQVSAKSVDVNNVEELSDAVKGNDAVISAFNAGWTNPNLYDDFLNGSVNIEKAVENSGIKRFITVGGAGSLYIDGKQLVDGPDFPADIKPGATAARDYLNKIKENSTLDWTFFSPAIEMHQGTAGVRTGKYRTALENPVFDENGRSVLSVEDVAVVLVDELEQNNHIRERFTAAY; from the coding sequence ATGAAAAAAGTAGCAGTAATCGGCGCCACAGGATTTGTGGGAGCACAGGTTGTAAAAGAACTGGTTAACAGAGGTTATGAGGTAGAAGCAATTGTAAGAGATGCTTCAAAAGTTCAGGAAAGTGAGCAGGTAAGCGCAAAAAGCGTTGATGTGAATAATGTGGAAGAACTGTCGGATGCCGTTAAAGGAAATGATGCCGTCATCAGTGCATTTAATGCAGGCTGGACCAATCCTAATCTTTATGATGATTTCTTAAACGGATCCGTCAATATAGAAAAGGCAGTTGAAAATTCCGGGATAAAAAGATTCATTACCGTGGGTGGAGCAGGAAGCCTTTATATCGACGGGAAACAACTGGTAGACGGCCCGGATTTCCCTGCAGACATCAAACCGGGAGCTACGGCAGCAAGAGATTACTTAAATAAAATTAAAGAAAACAGTACATTGGATTGGACGTTCTTCAGCCCGGCTATTGAGATGCATCAGGGAACTGCAGGCGTGCGTACAGGGAAATACAGAACGGCGCTGGAAAACCCCGTTTTTGATGAAAATGGAAGAAGTGTGCTCTCGGTAGAAGATGTTGCGGTGGTTTTGGTAGACGAACTGGAACAGAACAATCACATCCGAGAACGATTTACAGCAGCATACTAA
- a CDS encoding Rrf2 family transcriptional regulator: MNNTRFATAVHIMTLLAKSPREWLTSEWLAGSININPAVVRKELSVLREAGLIVSRQGKEGGTRLSVNADEITISEIYSAVKNTDVLGKKNQNPNPVCSVGRDINDHLTDLFAETDRLVLNFLGNKSLKEFTDQFE; encoded by the coding sequence ATGAATAATACAAGATTTGCTACGGCAGTACATATCATGACCTTACTGGCTAAAAGTCCTCGGGAGTGGCTTACTTCTGAATGGCTGGCTGGCAGTATCAATATCAATCCCGCGGTTGTCCGGAAAGAGTTGAGCGTTCTGAGGGAAGCAGGATTAATAGTCAGCAGACAGGGAAAAGAAGGAGGAACCCGGCTTTCAGTAAATGCAGATGAAATTACGATTTCAGAAATTTATTCAGCTGTTAAAAATACAGACGTTCTGGGTAAAAAAAATCAAAACCCTAATCCGGTCTGTAGTGTAGGAAGGGATATTAACGATCATTTAACCGATCTGTTTGCTGAAACAGACAGACTGGTGCTTAATTTTTTAGGGAATAAGAGTCTGAAAGAATTTACAGATCAGTTTGAATAA
- a CDS encoding M23 family metallopeptidase, with translation MKKFLSRKKNVNFLLGALLLIVFAQGIFIASLFSKKDDKTYEVNLVKINTEKDSVDYLKIKTDLTLVDQTVTELNTFLKSKNVPSEKVTVLSKDSISNAIYLAKQANRYSQYLMDLQKKLMQVPLGMPTDGYISSNFGIRKNPIPFKTVYASVKGNTAAETKPAVAAAPKPEVKAEPVEKIIEITDSYGDKRQVKVMVTPKASSAPAAAPAANLPVKNTATTKPPEKNNPPAEADQMQFHKGLDIAVPFGSDVIATAAGTVIFSGQKGGYGNCVIVSHGNGLATLYGHLSQLIAKVNDKIKVGQVIAKSGNSGRSTGPHLHYEVHKNNTPVNPKLFMNL, from the coding sequence ATGAAGAAATTTCTGAGCCGCAAAAAGAATGTGAATTTCCTTTTGGGAGCACTTCTGCTTATCGTTTTTGCACAGGGTATTTTTATAGCCAGCTTATTTTCAAAAAAAGATGATAAAACCTATGAAGTAAATCTTGTAAAAATAAACACAGAGAAAGACAGTGTCGATTACTTAAAAATCAAAACAGACCTTACCCTGGTAGATCAGACGGTTACCGAGCTGAATACGTTTCTGAAATCTAAAAATGTCCCGAGTGAAAAGGTAACGGTTCTGAGCAAAGACAGTATTTCAAACGCCATTTATCTGGCTAAGCAGGCCAACCGCTACAGCCAGTACCTGATGGATCTTCAGAAAAAACTGATGCAGGTCCCTTTGGGAATGCCTACCGACGGCTATATTTCATCTAATTTCGGAATCAGAAAAAATCCCATTCCTTTTAAGACGGTATATGCATCGGTAAAGGGAAACACAGCCGCTGAAACAAAACCTGCCGTGGCGGCCGCTCCGAAACCAGAAGTGAAGGCAGAACCCGTTGAAAAAATCATTGAAATTACCGACAGCTATGGAGATAAAAGGCAGGTTAAAGTGATGGTAACTCCAAAAGCAAGTTCCGCGCCTGCTGCTGCCCCTGCCGCGAATTTACCCGTAAAAAATACAGCAACGACGAAACCGCCGGAAAAAAATAATCCACCTGCCGAAGCTGATCAGATGCAGTTTCATAAAGGACTTGACATTGCTGTTCCGTTTGGATCCGATGTCATCGCTACTGCTGCAGGAACCGTCATTTTCTCGGGTCAGAAGGGAGGCTATGGAAACTGTGTCATTGTTTCTCACGGGAATGGGCTGGCCACCCTTTACGGGCACCTGTCTCAACTGATTGCCAAAGTAAATGATAAAATAAAAGTGGGTCAGGTCATTGCGAAGTCCGGAAACTCAGGCCGTTCTACAGGTCCTCATTTACATTATGAGGTACATAAAAACAATACGCCCGTCAATCCGAAATTATTTATGAATTTGTAA
- a CDS encoding FKBP-type peptidyl-prolyl cis-trans isomerase, whose translation MGVADMLFKRKKEQAEKNLKDGQEYMAEYGKRESVVELPSGLQYEIITEGEGAKPGPKSTVKCHYHGTIISGKVFDSSVKRGTPASFPLNKVIKGWTEALQLMPVGSKWRLIIPPHLAYGDQQISKEIGPNSTLVFEVELLDIK comes from the coding sequence ATGGGAGTAGCAGATATGTTATTTAAACGTAAAAAAGAACAAGCAGAGAAAAACCTGAAAGACGGTCAGGAATATATGGCAGAATACGGCAAAAGAGAAAGCGTAGTAGAATTGCCGAGCGGGTTGCAGTACGAAATTATTACAGAAGGAGAGGGCGCAAAGCCGGGTCCGAAGTCCACCGTAAAATGTCATTATCACGGTACAATAATTTCCGGTAAGGTTTTCGACAGTTCTGTAAAAAGAGGAACGCCAGCATCTTTCCCTTTGAATAAAGTAATTAAGGGATGGACTGAAGCGCTTCAGCTAATGCCCGTAGGAAGCAAATGGAGACTGATTATACCCCCGCATCTGGCATACGGAGACCAGCAGATCAGTAAAGAGATCGGACCTAACAGTACCCTTGTTTTTGAAGTGGAATTGTTGGATATTAAATAA
- a CDS encoding RrF2 family transcriptional regulator, which translates to MGVFSKTCEYAMRAVFYIAQKSHQGHKTGIREIAQNINSPESFLAKILQKLSREGLISSAKGPNGGFYLDEKDLSRPLADIVSAIEGDDLFKGCGMGLSYCSESNPCPLHDEFKKVRSQITLMLHQTTIGKFNNELINGQLTLNK; encoded by the coding sequence ATGGGAGTTTTTTCTAAGACATGTGAGTATGCGATGCGGGCAGTATTTTATATTGCTCAGAAATCACATCAGGGCCATAAAACAGGGATCAGGGAAATTGCACAAAATATCAATTCTCCGGAATCTTTTCTGGCTAAAATTCTGCAGAAACTTAGCAGAGAAGGACTGATCAGTTCTGCAAAAGGCCCGAATGGAGGCTTCTATCTGGACGAGAAGGATCTGAGCCGTCCGCTGGCCGATATTGTTTCTGCGATAGAGGGAGACGATCTGTTTAAAGGTTGCGGAATGGGTCTGAGTTACTGTTCGGAATCTAACCCATGTCCTTTGCACGACGAATTCAAAAAAGTAAGAAGTCAAATTACGCTCATGCTGCATCAGACCACCATCGGAAAATTTAATAATGAATTAATCAATGGACAGTTAACTTTAAATAAGTGA
- the hmpA gene encoding NO-inducible flavohemoprotein, with translation MTENQKELVKKTIPVLREHGVLLTSHFYNRMFEHNPELKHVFNMGNQKNKKQQTALAMTVLAYAEHIEDPGVLLPVIDSIGHKHTSLDIRRDHYPIVGKHLIASIKEVLGDDASDELLEAWTVAYQQLAELMAGHEQDIYDQKTIRKGGWAGWRSFVVQRKIKESEEITSFYLYPSDGGAVSDFIPGQYLSVRLFLPELNLLQPRQYSISSSPNGMYYRISVKREAGSQHPDGMISNRLHQFIQEGDIVEVSAPAGNFVLDVNSDHPKVFISGGVGQTPLMSMLEKLISNDNAAGVPITWIHGCRSEAVHAFKDRLEELANLDCLKKHIFYDIPGKDGADFHSGWVDLSMIKEDVLMPESDFYICGPAPFISKHYQFLLQNGVSKKHIHFEEFGPASLQLN, from the coding sequence ATGACAGAAAATCAAAAAGAATTAGTGAAAAAAACAATCCCTGTTTTAAGAGAGCATGGAGTATTGTTGACGAGCCATTTTTATAACAGGATGTTTGAGCACAATCCTGAGCTGAAGCATGTTTTCAATATGGGAAATCAGAAGAATAAAAAGCAGCAGACCGCCTTGGCTATGACTGTTCTGGCCTATGCTGAACATATTGAAGATCCGGGTGTACTATTGCCGGTAATAGACAGCATAGGTCATAAGCATACCAGCTTAGATATTAGACGCGATCATTATCCCATTGTGGGAAAGCATTTAATTGCTTCCATTAAAGAAGTATTGGGAGATGACGCCAGTGATGAATTATTGGAAGCCTGGACGGTAGCTTATCAGCAATTAGCCGAATTAATGGCAGGTCATGAGCAGGATATTTACGATCAGAAAACGATCAGAAAGGGGGGCTGGGCCGGTTGGAGATCATTTGTAGTTCAGAGAAAAATAAAAGAATCGGAAGAGATTACCTCTTTTTATTTATATCCGTCAGATGGGGGAGCTGTTTCTGATTTTATTCCGGGACAATACCTCAGTGTAAGGCTGTTTCTTCCGGAACTCAATTTATTACAGCCCAGACAATACAGTATTTCGAGTTCGCCGAACGGCATGTATTACCGCATATCGGTGAAACGCGAAGCCGGAAGCCAGCATCCTGATGGGATGATCAGTAACCGTCTTCATCAGTTTATCCAGGAAGGTGACATAGTTGAGGTATCTGCTCCTGCCGGAAATTTTGTTTTAGATGTAAATTCCGATCATCCGAAAGTATTTATCAGCGGAGGGGTAGGCCAGACACCGCTCATGTCTATGCTTGAAAAGTTAATTTCAAATGATAATGCGGCTGGTGTGCCGATCACGTGGATTCATGGCTGCAGAAGCGAGGCGGTACATGCATTTAAAGACAGGTTAGAAGAACTGGCAAATCTGGATTGCTTAAAAAAACATATTTTTTACGACATTCCGGGAAAAGACGGTGCTGATTTTCACTCCGGCTGGGTAGATTTGTCCATGATTAAAGAAGATGTCCTGATGCCTGAATCCGACTTCTATATTTGCGGACCTGCGCCGTTTATCAGCAAACATTACCAGTTTCTTTTGCAGAATGGGGTCAGTAAAAAGCATATTCATTTTGAAGAATTCGGACCGGCTTCCCTGCAGTTGAATTAA